TGTGACGGCGCAGCCGCTATTATTGCGGACCTTATACGGAAGGAGTCTGCCAAATGTCGTCTTTATCGGGTTTTGAGCGAGTAATTTCCGCGATTGATCAGATCAACCGCGAAGATCCCAACCAGCAGTCCAGCGATGGAACAAGCTGGCCCAAGGAGCTGCTTTACAGCGAGCGCATGACGCAAAAACTCTGCGAGTTTGCTCCCGATGCCGACGAATTACTGCACATTGCCGCCCGGGGGCAGCATGTTCGCCGCTGGGCCATTCCCCGGGCCGGTTACCCCATGGACCGGGCCGGCTACAAGCGCTGGCGCAGCGAACTGGCGCAATATCATGCCGATCTCATCACTCAACTGATGGCCGATGCGGGTTACGGTGAGGAGGCGCAACAACGGGTCCGCGACTTGCTGCTGAAAAAGCGGCTCAAGCAGGATGTGGGCGTGCAGACTCTGGAAGACGTGATTTGTCTGGTGTTCCTGCAGTATTACCTGGAAGATTTCGCCGCCCGCCACGACAAGGCCAAGGTCGTGGATATTATCGGCAAAACCTGGCGGAAAATGTCGGAAAAAGGGCATAACGCTGCCCTAGCATTGCCGTTGTCGCCGGCCATGCAGGCGCTGGTGGGTCAGGCCCTGGCTGGCTGAACATAGCCGGCAGGCTATATGGAACATACGCAAAATATATTCATTTTAAATGCAAACCGGGTGTTAATTTTTTGTTGTGCATCGGGGCCGGTGCACCCTTGACAGGACGCGAGCGAAAAGGGAGAGGATCCGATGAATGCCATAGTTTTGGCCATAGTGGTAATGGTGGGCCTGTGTCTGGCCCGGGTATCGGTGGTGTTTTCACTGGTGGTGGCTGCCCTGGTGGGCGGGCTCTGGGCCGGCATGTCGGTGGACCAGGTGATTTCGGCCTTTAACGAGGGACTGGGCGGCGGTGCCACCGTGGCCCTGGCCTACGCCACCCTGGGCGCCTTTGCGGTGGCGCTGTCGCGCACCGGCATTACCGCCATGGTGTCCGACAAAGCCCTGGCCTGGGTCGGGGCCCGGGGCAATGTTTCCGGGGAAGCAAGCGGCCAGGGGGGCGGCATCAAATGGCTGCTGTTTGTGGCGCTGATCCTGGTGGGGGCGGCCTCGGGCACGGTCGTGCCGGTGCATATTGCCTTTATTCCCATTCTGGTGCCTCCGCTGCTCGGGCTGATGAACATGCTGCAACTGGACCGGCGCGCGGTGGCCTGCGTGATCACCTTCAGTATCACCATCATGTACATGACCACCCCGGTGGGCTTTGGCACCATTTTCCTCAATGACATTCTCACCAACAGCGTCAATCAGGCCGGTGAGGAGCTGGGCATGCAGGTGACCACCGCCATGGCGCCCAGGGCCATGCTGCTGCCGGCGCTGGGCATGGTGCTGGGGCTGCTGGTGGCGGTGCTGTTCAGTTACCGCCGCCCCCGGGGCTACCGGTCGCCGCTGAATGAGGTGAAGGGCGAAAAGGTCAGCCGGCCGGCGCTCAGCCGCAAGCAACTGCTGATGATTGGCGTGGCCATTGTCGGCGCCCTGGTGGTGCAGCTGAGCACCGGCTCCATGGTGCTCGGTGGCCTGCTGGGCTTTGCGTTGCTGTCCATGAACGGCCTGTTCAAGTGGAAGGATCAGGATGACGTGTTTACCCAGGGCATGCGGCTGATGGCGCTGATCGGCTTTATCATGATTGCCGCCTCCGGTTTTGCCGGGGTGATGAAGGCGTCCGGTGCCATTCCCGAGCTGGTGGCGGGCTCCGGCGATTTGATTGGCGACAATCCGGGGCTGGCGGCACTGGTGATGCTGCTGGTGGGACTGTTTATCACCATGGGCATTGGCTCGTCATTTTCCACCATTCCGATCATTGCCGCCATTTACGTGCCCCTGGCCATCAGTTTTGGCTTTTCGCCCCTGGCCACCCTGGCGCTGGTGGGCACCGCCGGCGCCCTGGGCGATGCCGGCTCGCCGGCGTCGGACTCCACCCTGGGGCCCACCGCCGGCCTGAACGCCGACGGCCAGCACGATCATATTCGCGACTCGGTGATCCCCACCTTTATTCACTACAACATTCCGCTGGTGATCTTTGGCTGGATAGCGGCCCAGGTGTTGTAACAGTTCTCTCCGGTTTATCGGGGCGATGGCCATCAGTGATCCGTATCAGCGCCGAAAGGCGCTTTTTTCTTGTTTGTTCACATAATCCGCCAGTTCGCTCAGCAGCCAGTCGGGGTCGTCATGGGGCAGATCGTGGCCGGCCCAGTAATGCACGTGCGCCCGAGTGTGCCAGTGGCGGGCCAGGGCGAGGCTGCAGCGGTAGTCCACCAGCCGGTCATGGCGGCTGCACAGGATCAGCGGCGCGACCGGCAGCGCCCCGGCGGGCAGCCGGTAGCGGGCGGCGGCGGCAAGCTGGCGCAGCAGGTTGCTGCGCCATACCGGGCAGTCGCCGGCGTAGCGAGTCCAGTCTTGCAGGGTGGCGTGGCGCTCTTCACGGCGTGCGCAGGTCAGCCGGTACACCAGGGCTTCCCGCTGTGCGGGGGGCAACAGCAGCGCCCGCAATAACGCCGGCAGGGCCGTTGGGCGCAGGCGCTGCCAGGGCGGGCTGAGGGCGCTGCTGGAGTTTATCAGTACCAGCCCGGCCACCTCCCGCGGGTAACGCATGGCCCATTGCGCCGCTATCATGCCTCCCATCGACAACCCCAGCAGGTGCACTCGAGGGTGCGGCCGGGCCCGCTGCCGTATCTGCTCCAGCATGCAGGAAACCGAGACGGCGCTTTGTTGCCGGTGATAACGGCCATTGCCGGGCAGATCGAGACAACGGACCTCGGCGTCAAGGCGGGCGGCCAGGCGGGCGGGAACCTCGCCCCAGTGGCGGCATTCCCGCGCCAGCCCGCGCAGCAGCAGCCAGCAGGGGCGCGGTGAGGGGGAAGAGCCCGGGGCGCTCACCGGGCGCTCCAGCGACGTTCGGCCTGGTGCTGATGGTGCCGGCGTGCCGGCTCACCGGGCAGCCATTGCTGCCAGGCATGCACCGCCCGCAGCAGAAAGTCCAGCAACAGTTGATGGCGGCGCAGGGTGCGCTGGTGGCGGTGGGGCACCAGGGGGTTGAACAGACCGCTGTAACTGGCCAGCTGGCGCGGATTTTTCTTGACCCACAGCCAGGAGCCCATTTCCAGTGTCAGCGGCAGGAATACCTGGCCGGCGCGTTGCAGGTGTTGCCGGTAGAGGTAATCCCACAGGTCGCCATGGGTGCGGTAATGATGATGCTGAGGCTCAAACAGATAGGGATGATGAGGGTGGCTGCGCTCAAACAGCCGCAGCAGCACGTGCAGTTCGGCGGCGTGCTCCAGCAGTTGCCGGCACCCGGAGTAGGGGAACCAGATCCGGTCGCGCAGGCCAAAGCCCGAATGGCAGTCCAGCACCAGGGCCAACGGCGCCGTGGCAATCTGCTCCTGCACCAGGGTGCACAGGGCCTGGGCCTCGGGCTCCATGGGCTGGTTCGGCCGGCCCCGGTACCAGGGCAGCCAGCGGCCCAGGCGGTGTCCGGACACCGGCCAGGGGCCGGGTTGCTCGGCTTCGAGCGGAGCGTTGCGCATCAGATCGATGCCGTTGCCGTTGCAGCGCCATCCCCGGGCCATGCCCACCGGGTTGAGCAGCGGGCAGATCACAATGCGAATGCGCGCCAGTTGTTGCTGCAGGCTGGCATCCCAGCGCAGTCGTTGCAGCAGGGTTGCGAGCTGGGCCAGCAGCAACTGGGTGCCGATACGCTCAATGCCGTGCACGCCGCCGCACAGCAGCAGCACCGGGGCCGTGGGGCTGCTGCTGCCCAGCTCAAGGGCGTGCACCGGCAGTTGCCAGCGGCCATCCGGCACTTCCGTCAGCACGCGGCTGCGCAGGGCCGGGGTGCCCCGGCGCAGCAGCCGTTGCAACAGGCCCAGTTCCGGCAGCCGTTCACGGCAGTAGCGCCGAAAGGCGCGGTCCGCGCTCTGTTGCGGCAAGTCGGAGTGGGCGGGGTGGGGGCGAGTGGTCATGGCCATCGGGCTCTCGGGGTTATGGGCTCCCTCGCAGTGTAGCGTTTCGCCGGCGCTTCGCCGCCGCGATCATTCCCAAGGCTCAGCCGGTGGCGGAGCAAGCCGTCACCTGCTTCACAAACAACCGGGCCGGCACCGACAGCGGAAAGGCGGGAGAATGGGCCAGCACCACCCGCTGGGGCGGCACGTCATCGGAGAGCGGCACGCAGGCGATGGGGGCCCCGTCGTAGCTGTGATCCCCGGCGGGCCGGGTGCACGACAGCGCCACCCCGTGGCCGTGGGCCACCAGGCCGCGCTGCATCTCAAACGACAGGGTATGGTGAATGCGCGCCGGCTGCAGATCCCGCTGCCAGAACAACGACAGAAAATATTCCCGGGTAACCGGCAGATCCTGCAGGATCAGGGTTTCATTCGCCAGCGCCGCCAGGCTCAGTCGTGGCAGGCCCGCCAGGGCATGGTTTGCCGGCAGCAGGGCATAGGGCCTGAGTTCATCCAGCACCTGGGGGCTGCATTCCGGCGGCAGCCCCAGGGCATAGCTCAGCACCAGTTCGCTTTTGCCCTGCTCCAGTCCCCGGCGCACGCCGGCCAGATCCTGCTCCTGCATGATCACGCGAATGCGCGGGTAGCGCCGTTCAAACTCGCTCACCAGCCGCGGCAGATAGTAGGGGGCGATATCGCGAAAGCAGCCGATCACCAGCTGGCCTTCCACGTCGGTTTCGTGCTGGTGCTGACTGTCGAGCAGGTTGTGGGACAGGGTCAGAATATGCCGGGCTTCCCTGAACAGCACTTCTCCCCTGGGGCTGAGGCTGACCCCCTGGCCCCGGTGGCGCTGAAACAGCGGCTGGCCCAGCAGGCCCTCGAGCTGGTTGATGGCCACCGACACCGACGGCTGGGACACATGCAGTGCCTCGGCCGCCCTGCTGATGCTGCCGTGCTGGGCCACGGCCACAAAGTAGCCGAGCTGGCGAAAGGTAAAGGGTATAGCCATTATGCTATGAGCTTTATATTTAAACTGTATTTTTATGCTATGTAAAAAGGCTGTTAAAGTCGAGCCGTAATCAACACACCGGGGAAGGAGTGAGACATGACTACCGCAACCGCCAGCCAGACCTGGCTCACCGACGAGCAAGTCGCTGCCTATCAGCGCGACGGCGCCATCGTGATCAAGGGCGTGTTCAGGGACTGGATTGAGCCGCTGCGCGCCGGCTTTGATCGCGTGTTGCAGGATCCGAGCGAGCATGGCCGGGAAAACGTCACCGGCAACGACACCGGCCGTTTTTTTGAGGACTATTGCAACTGGCAGCGCATTCCCGAGTTTCGCCGGTGGATTGAGCAGTCCCCCGGTGCCGCCATTGTGGGCGAAGCCACCGGCTCGAACGCCATTCAGGTGTTTCACGAGCACATTCTGGTGAAGGAGCCGGGCACCTCCAAGGCCACTCCCTGGCACCAGGACAATCCCTATTACTGCGTGGACGGCGAGCAGACCGGCAGCTATTGGATCCCCCTCGACCCCATTACGCCGGAAAACGCCCTGCAGGTGGTGCTGGGCTCCCACCGCTGGCCCAAACCGGTGCGCCCGAGCAAGTGGTCCACCAACGCCTCCTGGTATGCCGACGACAGCCCCTATATGGAGATGCCGGACATCGACAACGGCGACTTCGAGATCCTGATCCCCGAGCTGGAACTGGGCGACGCCCTGCTGTTCAACTTCAAAACCGTGCACGGCGCGCCGGGCAACCAGACCCCACACCGCCGCCGGGCCTTTTCCACCCGCTTTATCGGTGACGACGTGCGTTACGTGAATCGCGGCGGCCCCACCTCACCGCCCTTTGACGGCATCAACCTGCGAACCGGCGACAGAATGCGTGAAGACTGGTTCCCGGTGGTGTGGCGGCGTTGATTCAGTCGCCCTGACCGTGAATGCAAAAGGCCCGCTGAACAGCGGGCCTTTTGGTTGATGTCTTTCTGTCAGTGATGTCCCTGATCTTCCTTAATCATGTCGGCGGCTTTTTCGCCGATCATGATCGAGGGCGCATTGGTATTGCCGGAGACAATCACCGGCATGATGGAGGCGTCGGCGACCCTCAGTCCTGTAATGCCGTGCACGCGCAACCGGCTGTCGACCACGGCCATGTCGTCCTGGCCCATCTTGCAGGTGCTGGTGGGGTGGTAAATGGTCTGGCTGAAACGCCGGGCCGCCTGCAGCAGCTCTTCATCGCTCTGGTACTGGCGCCCGGGCACATATTCGTCGGTGATCACCGGACGCAGGGCATCGGCCTCGGCAATGCGCCGGGCCACCTTGATGGCATCCACCGCCACCCGGCAGTCTTCCTCGGCAGACAGGTAATTAGGCTGAATGGACGGGTATTGATGCGGATCGGCGCTGCGAATGCGGATCCGGCCCCGGCTGTGTGGGCGCAGCTGGCATACGGAGGCGGTAAAGGCCGAGAAGGGGTGTACTCCGTCACCGGGCTTGTCGGCGCTCAAAGGCTGCATATGGAACTGAATGTCGGGCCGGCTCAGCCCGTCCCGGGACTGAGTGAAGATATAGACCTGGCTGGCGGCCAGGGTAAGGGGACCGGTGCGCGACAGCGCATACTGCATGCCGACGCCCATTTTCTTCAGAGTATTGTTCACTTCGTCGTTCAGGGTGCGGCAACGGGTTTTGAACACCAGACGGATCTGCAGGTGATCCTGCAGGTTCTCACCCACCCCGGGCAGGGGATGGCGGCAGTCCACTCCGACCGAGGCCAGGTGCTCGGGCTCGCCAATACCGGAGCATTGCAGGATTTGCG
The Oceanimonas pelagia genome window above contains:
- a CDS encoding DUF4202 domain-containing protein gives rise to the protein MSSLSGFERVISAIDQINREDPNQQSSDGTSWPKELLYSERMTQKLCEFAPDADELLHIAARGQHVRRWAIPRAGYPMDRAGYKRWRSELAQYHADLITQLMADAGYGEEAQQRVRDLLLKKRLKQDVGVQTLEDVICLVFLQYYLEDFAARHDKAKVVDIIGKTWRKMSEKGHNAALALPLSPAMQALVGQALAG
- a CDS encoding Na+/H+ antiporter family protein, whose protein sequence is MNAIVLAIVVMVGLCLARVSVVFSLVVAALVGGLWAGMSVDQVISAFNEGLGGGATVALAYATLGAFAVALSRTGITAMVSDKALAWVGARGNVSGEASGQGGGIKWLLFVALILVGAASGTVVPVHIAFIPILVPPLLGLMNMLQLDRRAVACVITFSITIMYMTTPVGFGTIFLNDILTNSVNQAGEELGMQVTTAMAPRAMLLPALGMVLGLLVAVLFSYRRPRGYRSPLNEVKGEKVSRPALSRKQLLMIGVAIVGALVVQLSTGSMVLGGLLGFALLSMNGLFKWKDQDDVFTQGMRLMALIGFIMIAASGFAGVMKASGAIPELVAGSGDLIGDNPGLAALVMLLVGLFITMGIGSSFSTIPIIAAIYVPLAISFGFSPLATLALVGTAGALGDAGSPASDSTLGPTAGLNADGQHDHIRDSVIPTFIHYNIPLVIFGWIAAQVL
- a CDS encoding alpha/beta fold hydrolase: MSAPGSSPSPRPCWLLLRGLARECRHWGEVPARLAARLDAEVRCLDLPGNGRYHRQQSAVSVSCMLEQIRQRARPHPRVHLLGLSMGGMIAAQWAMRYPREVAGLVLINSSSALSPPWQRLRPTALPALLRALLLPPAQREALVYRLTCARREERHATLQDWTRYAGDCPVWRSNLLRQLAAAARYRLPAGALPVAPLILCSRHDRLVDYRCSLALARHWHTRAHVHYWAGHDLPHDDPDWLLSELADYVNKQEKSAFRR
- a CDS encoding M14 family zinc carboxypeptidase, with the protein product MTTRPHPAHSDLPQQSADRAFRRYCRERLPELGLLQRLLRRGTPALRSRVLTEVPDGRWQLPVHALELGSSSPTAPVLLLCGGVHGIERIGTQLLLAQLATLLQRLRWDASLQQQLARIRIVICPLLNPVGMARGWRCNGNGIDLMRNAPLEAEQPGPWPVSGHRLGRWLPWYRGRPNQPMEPEAQALCTLVQEQIATAPLALVLDCHSGFGLRDRIWFPYSGCRQLLEHAAELHVLLRLFERSHPHHPYLFEPQHHHYRTHGDLWDYLYRQHLQRAGQVFLPLTLEMGSWLWVKKNPRQLASYSGLFNPLVPHRHQRTLRRHQLLLDFLLRAVHAWQQWLPGEPARRHHQHQAERRWSAR
- a CDS encoding LysR substrate-binding domain-containing protein; its protein translation is MAIPFTFRQLGYFVAVAQHGSISRAAEALHVSQPSVSVAINQLEGLLGQPLFQRHRGQGVSLSPRGEVLFREARHILTLSHNLLDSQHQHETDVEGQLVIGCFRDIAPYYLPRLVSEFERRYPRIRVIMQEQDLAGVRRGLEQGKSELVLSYALGLPPECSPQVLDELRPYALLPANHALAGLPRLSLAALANETLILQDLPVTREYFLSLFWQRDLQPARIHHTLSFEMQRGLVAHGHGVALSCTRPAGDHSYDGAPIACVPLSDDVPPQRVVLAHSPAFPLSVPARLFVKQVTACSATG
- a CDS encoding phytanoyl-CoA dioxygenase family protein; this encodes MTTATASQTWLTDEQVAAYQRDGAIVIKGVFRDWIEPLRAGFDRVLQDPSEHGRENVTGNDTGRFFEDYCNWQRIPEFRRWIEQSPGAAIVGEATGSNAIQVFHEHILVKEPGTSKATPWHQDNPYYCVDGEQTGSYWIPLDPITPENALQVVLGSHRWPKPVRPSKWSTNASWYADDSPYMEMPDIDNGDFEILIPELELGDALLFNFKTVHGAPGNQTPHRRRAFSTRFIGDDVRYVNRGGPTSPPFDGINLRTGDRMREDWFPVVWRR
- a CDS encoding GMC family oxidoreductase gives rise to the protein MSLYQNRVFGEFDYIVVGAGSAGCVLANRLSEDPAIRVLLLEAGGRDWNPWIHVPVGYFKTMHNPATDWCYVTDPDQGIDGRRLQWPRGKVLGGSSSLNGLLYIRGQHQDYDDWAALGNEGWSFDEVLPYFKKSECQSRGEDAYHGVDGPLKVSDLRLRREIAERFIEAARQTGIPANPDCNGERQEGVGYFQQTAHKGLRCSSAKAFLRPALKRPNLTLLTHAHTRRILLEGKQATGIEFEHKGKRLLARATREVVLSAGAIGSPQILQCSGIGEPEHLASVGVDCRHPLPGVGENLQDHLQIRLVFKTRCRTLNDEVNNTLKKMGVGMQYALSRTGPLTLAASQVYIFTQSRDGLSRPDIQFHMQPLSADKPGDGVHPFSAFTASVCQLRPHSRGRIRIRSADPHQYPSIQPNYLSAEEDCRVAVDAIKVARRIAEADALRPVITDEYVPGRQYQSDEELLQAARRFSQTIYHPTSTCKMGQDDMAVVDSRLRVHGITGLRVADASIMPVIVSGNTNAPSIMIGEKAADMIKEDQGHH